Proteins from a single region of Candidatus Binatia bacterium:
- a CDS encoding ATP-binding cassette domain-containing protein has translation MSAIRFDEVTVRYPGAARHAVENVSFECGNGELVVLLGPSGCGKSTLLRTVNRLVPLESGRVTIDGADVNELDPVELRRDIGYVIQAVGLFAHMTVAQNVAIVPSLRGWPRDEIARRIDELLRMVGLDPAAYRDRRPSRLSGGEAQRVGVARALAARPRALLMDEPFGAVDALVRTALQRELVRIVAELQTTTLFVTHDVDEAFRLADRIVVMSAGHVEQVARPHELFERPATAYVRDLVHAGDDVYRRYFMRGRELLRGLTQ, from the coding sequence ATGAGTGCGATACGATTCGATGAAGTGACGGTGCGCTACCCCGGCGCGGCGCGCCACGCCGTCGAGAACGTCTCCTTCGAGTGCGGCAACGGCGAGCTCGTCGTGCTGCTCGGGCCGTCGGGCTGCGGCAAGTCCACGCTGCTGCGCACGGTGAACCGGCTCGTGCCGCTCGAATCCGGACGCGTCACGATCGACGGCGCCGACGTGAACGAGCTCGACCCCGTCGAGCTGCGGCGCGACATCGGCTACGTCATCCAAGCCGTCGGCCTGTTCGCGCACATGACCGTCGCGCAGAACGTCGCCATCGTTCCGTCGCTGCGCGGTTGGCCCCGCGACGAGATTGCGCGGCGCATCGACGAGCTGCTGCGCATGGTCGGGCTCGATCCCGCCGCGTACCGCGATCGCCGTCCGAGCCGCTTATCCGGCGGCGAGGCACAGCGCGTCGGAGTCGCTCGGGCGCTCGCCGCGCGGCCGCGCGCGTTGCTGATGGACGAGCCTTTCGGCGCGGTGGACGCGCTGGTCCGGACCGCGCTGCAACGCGAGCTGGTGCGCATCGTCGCGGAGCTGCAAACTACGACGCTCTTCGTCACGCACGACGTGGACGAGGCCTTCCGGCTGGCAGACCGCATCGTCGTGATGAGCGCGGGACACGTCGAGCAGGTCGCGCGTCCGCACGAACTGTTCGAGCGTCCCGCGACGGCGTACGTGCGTGATCTCGTTCACGCCGGCGACGACGTCTACCGGCGCTACTTTATGCGCGGACGCGAGCTGCTGCGAGGCCTGACGCAGTGA
- a CDS encoding glycine betaine ABC transporter substrate-binding protein codes for MNRRRAVALLGSPLLARCAFDPNAVRVGSKNFTESFVIAEIYAQALERAGTRVERLFNLGSTQIAIAAMERGNIDCYPEYTGTALIDVLHLPPIADSRRAYAVVAREFERRYGIVWLDPSPMNDSQALATTRAISQAKRLATLSDASRAAPQLRLATIQEFLARPDGLPGLQRFYGGFRFAQVRTYDIALKYQALLEGRADVASAFSTDGEIATGALVVLRDDRHFWSAYNVAPVVRRAALAARPQIARILNAVSPAITDTAAQTMNAAVEKSQQDPADVAAAFLRSIEARR; via the coding sequence GTGAACCGCCGGCGTGCCGTCGCGCTGCTCGGGTCGCCGCTGCTCGCGCGCTGCGCGTTCGACCCCAACGCGGTCCGCGTCGGATCGAAGAACTTCACGGAGTCGTTCGTCATCGCGGAAATTTACGCGCAGGCGCTCGAGCGCGCGGGGACGCGCGTCGAGCGGCTATTCAACCTGGGCTCGACCCAAATCGCCATCGCCGCCATGGAACGCGGCAACATCGACTGCTATCCCGAGTACACCGGCACCGCGCTCATCGACGTGCTGCACTTGCCGCCGATCGCCGATTCGCGCAGGGCGTACGCCGTCGTCGCGCGCGAGTTCGAGCGACGCTACGGCATCGTCTGGCTCGATCCGTCGCCGATGAACGACTCCCAGGCGCTCGCGACGACGCGCGCGATCTCCCAGGCGAAGCGCCTGGCGACGCTCTCCGACGCGTCGCGCGCCGCGCCGCAACTGCGCCTCGCGACGATTCAGGAGTTCCTCGCGCGACCGGACGGGCTGCCCGGACTGCAGCGCTTCTACGGAGGCTTTCGATTCGCGCAGGTGCGCACGTACGACATCGCGCTGAAGTACCAGGCGCTGCTCGAAGGCAGGGCGGACGTCGCGAGCGCCTTCAGCACGGACGGCGAGATCGCGACCGGCGCGCTCGTCGTGCTGCGCGACGACCGGCACTTCTGGTCGGCCTATAACGTCGCGCCCGTGGTCCGACGCGCGGCCCTCGCCGCGCGGCCGCAGATCGCGCGCATCCTCAACGCCGTCTCGCCGGCGATCACCGATACCGCCGCGCAGACGATGAACGCCGCGGTCGAAAAATCGCAGCAGGATCCCGCCGACGTTGCGGCAGCCTTTCTTCGCTCCATCGAGGCCAGGCGATGA
- a CDS encoding ABC transporter permease: MSYLASHPLRVATLLAGHVELVLVGLAVAFVIALPLGLFAARNARVAPWLLGTLGAIYTIPSLALLAVLVRAFGLGFTPIFVALVVYAQFMLARNVVAGIAAVDPAQVDAARGLGMSPLQVLLKVEFPQALPVVIGGVRIAAIAMIAIATLGGYVGGVGLGVLIFNGLTLHQPQMIVAGSVTASALAIAVDALLRLVERGFATV; this comes from the coding sequence GTGAGCTATCTCGCGAGCCATCCGCTGCGCGTCGCCACGCTGCTGGCCGGCCACGTCGAGCTGGTCCTGGTGGGGCTCGCGGTCGCGTTCGTCATCGCGCTGCCGCTCGGACTCTTCGCGGCGCGCAACGCGCGCGTCGCCCCGTGGCTGCTTGGCACGCTCGGGGCGATCTACACGATTCCAAGCCTCGCGCTGCTCGCGGTGCTCGTGCGCGCGTTCGGCCTCGGCTTCACTCCGATCTTCGTCGCGCTCGTCGTGTACGCGCAGTTCATGCTGGCGCGCAACGTCGTGGCGGGCATCGCCGCGGTCGATCCGGCGCAGGTCGACGCCGCGCGCGGGCTCGGCATGTCGCCGCTGCAGGTGCTGCTCAAGGTGGAGTTCCCGCAGGCGCTGCCGGTCGTCATCGGCGGCGTGCGGATCGCCGCAATCGCGATGATCGCGATCGCGACGCTAGGTGGCTACGTCGGCGGCGTCGGCCTCGGCGTGCTGATCTTCAACGGTCTTACGCTGCACCAGCCGCAGATGATCGTGGCGGGAAGTGTGACCGCGTCGGCGCTGGCCATCGCGGTGGACGCGCTGCTGCGTCTGGTCGAGCGCGGCTTCGCTACTGTTTGA